The genomic interval TACAGAATATTCTCAGAGGTGAAAGAATATCCCCCAAATCCCAGGAAACCATAACACTAAAAATACCCAGGACTCTATATTGGCCTTTAATAGTCTACTTAAATACTAAAATCAAGAAGCTTGCAAAGGAAAATGGGAACGTGGATTATGGAAGGAAGGTTTATCTTGAATAAGCCATTAATAGGACTGTCCGAATAATTACTGTTTTATATGCTGAGTTTGGGTGAATCAGGGCATGGAAATACTCTTCTTGCGGAGATATAGCTCTATACAAATTTTTGCGATCTAGTATCAGGCACTGATTTTCCCTGATTTGGACTCATGCCGGTTGTATTTTGGTTCAATCAAGTTTATATCATGTTTCTGAAACTTTTCCCCATTTGATTTCCTTCTCAACAAAAAGGGCTTTAAAAGAGTTGAGAACAACCCTTTAAAAAACTGAGCTTTACGCATACTATCACCTTTTGTCATAAGTATCAATATATATAAACAACTATAAATATATATCGAAAGTTTAACAGAGTCAAATTACATTTTGTTTAAATATGTAAAAAATGTGTAATATATTGGTGAGACATCAAATGTATCCAAACAAAATGTGTAAACGAATCAGATACATATTACTTATTTGCTTTGTATAACCCATTAATACATGTATTTTATAGAGCACACGGAAAGGACTTCGAGGTAAGATCTCAAAGTCCTTTTCGCATGCCTGAGTTTCCGGTTTGTCTAATACAGCAATTACTGTATCATTCTTCAATTTCAGTTTAGCGATGTCATAAGCAGGGAGTCCGGAGTAATAATCCTTGATTGCTGCAGATAATTGAAAATATATAGCTTAAAATATCACTAAATTCGGCAAAAGTCTAAATATTACCAGTATCTGAGTAAAACAGTCAAAAATATTTGTTTTAAATTTTTACAGAAAGTATTATAATGACAAAATAGGCTTTTTTAGAAAACTATGCTACAGGAGATAAACTATGCTTGAGAATAAAAGTGTTTGTTTTCTGTGGCATTTTAATAACAGGTGAAAAACAGCAGAAGGTGGATTTATTGATGGGTAACTTTAAAAGATTGTTAATAGGCAGGCCTTTAAAAAATGAAGCACTAAAGGGTGAAAAATTTGGAGTGTTATGGGGGCTTCCTATACTTTCAAGTGATGCAATTTCTTCAGTAGCATATGCAGGTCAAGAAATCCTAATTGTTCTGTTTCCTGCGATCGGTATGCTTGCATTTACACAGCTGACATATATCTCAATAGCGATTATTGCACTTTTGACAATATTAATGCTTTCGTACCGCCAGACAATAGACACTTACCCAAATGGAGGCGGAGCCTTTATAGTCGCTAAAGAAAATATCGGCGTAATTGCCGGTGTTACCGCAGGTTCTGCGCTAAGTATCGGCTATATTCTTACTGTTGCAGTTAGTATAGCGTCCGGTGTAGATCAAATTGTGTCTGTATTCCGGGTACTTGAGCCATATAGGGTGCTCCTTTGCGTGGTTATTATTTTTCTGATGACAATTGGAAATCTAAGGGGAATAAAAGAGTCTGCAAAAATATTCAGTCTCCCAACCTATTTTTTTATTTTATCTATTTTATTAATGTTGGTTGTCGGCCTTATAAAAGTATTAAACGGCTATAAGCCTGAACCTATCCATGTAGCACAGGATACGCTCCAACCTCTTACGCTTTTTCTGGTGCTTAAAGCTTTTACAAATGGCTGTGCCGCTCTTACAGGAGTTGAAGCCGTCAGCAATGCAGTACCAAATTTCAGAGAGCCGTCTACGAAAAATGCCAAAACCGTACTGGTGTTACTTTCCTTACTTGTTTTGATAGTATTTGGAGGAACATCGGTTATTGCAAATTACTATCCTATACACCCGGAGCAGGGTGCGATGCTTGTACAGATTGCAGGTATGATTTTTGGGACGAGTAACTTATTCTACTATATTATTATGGGATTATCATTTACCATTCTGGTTCTTGCAGCAAATACAGCTTATTTTGGTTTTCCAAATTTGATTTCCGTTATGGCAAAAGAGGGTTATGTTCCAAGACAGCTGAGCATGAGAGGCGACAGGTTGAGCTATTCAAACGGAATAATTCTTCTTTCTGGAATCTCAATTATTCTGATAGTAGCGTTCAGGGCAAATGTAACATCACTGATTGGTTTATATGCTATTGGTGTGTTTATCTCTTTTACACTTTCACAGACCGGAATGTTTTTTAGATGGATTAAACAAAAGGGTAGCAATTGGGGTGTCAAAGCTATGATAAATGGTTTTGGGGCAGCTGTAACGCTTGCTGTAGTAATAGTTATTGCTATCACAAAGTTTGCCCAGGGAACATGGATTGTGGTAATAGTTATCCCCATCCTCATTATCATGATGCTTAAAGTAAAAAGGCATTATATTGCAGTAAAAAAACAGCTAAGGATTTCTCTCGAAGAATTAGACAAAATAGAAATTGAAAATGATAAGTATATAAACCGTGTTATTGTTCTTATGGAAAGTGTGAACAAATCCAGCATAAGGGCATTGCGGCTTGCGAAAACTATTTCTGACAATGTAGTTGCTTTTTGTGTAGCTACTGATGAGGAAAGCGGGAGAGAAGTACAGGATAAATATAAGAGGTTAAAGACCAGCATACCTCTTATAGTAAAATACTCACCGTTCAGAAAAGTGGTAGATCCGCTGCTGAAATTTGTTGAATCAGCAGAATATGAATATAAAAGGGGTGATATGATAACTGTCATATTACCTCAATTTTCCGTAAAACGTTGGTGGCATAAAATTTTGCACAATCAAACAAGAGTGTTCATTGAAAGAGAATTATTGAAGCATAAGCATATAGTTGTTGCTGTAATGCCCTTGCAGCTAAAAGATGACGAATTTGTTCTGAAGAGTCCGAAATACAAATAAAAAGGGAATTAACGCTACAAGCCCGTGGTTTATGACTAGCTCCAACCAAAACCTCAAAGCTGGCAAGACCAATGGAAAGTGGGTGTCAGACATAACCTATATATCTACGAAAGAAGGCTGTCTATTTTATCGAGGCAAGGTCAAGTAGGATAAGTAATTCTTGATTTATTTGTCATTGGAGGTATGCTATCATCTTCAAGCTGATGATTAATAATAAATTTGAATTGCAGTTTGAGCAAATCAAATATAACACCACCTAATATGTATTTGGGACAGTTTTTTTACAATAATGCGAAAAACTTTCAGACAAATTGGAATTTATCGGTCTGTTTGTTCTGTCATCAATCCCCATCGGAAACCAAATTTGTCTATAAATACAACCATGCAAGAACTATATGTCGTGCTCTGCATCTGATAAATTGTCTCGCTGTCTTCTTTTAAAACTTCATATGCCTGTTTTACTTCGTCCTTTGTATCGAATGTGACAGTCAGTGAAAGAGCCGTACTTTTTGTCAAATTAACATCCATATTGTCGCACATCATAATCCTTTGGGTGCCAATAAAAAGTTCTGCATGATATATGTAGTTTTCTTGTTCTGGTGTTAATTTTTTATTCCAATCAGACTTATTGGCATCAGAATATCGTAATAAACAACCAACCTTTGCATCAAAAGCCTTTTGATACAGTACAATTGCTTCTTCACAACGTCCTGCAAAATTAAAATTTGGTGTTATTATAGCCATTTTACCACCCTTTCATTTTTTCATTAAATTCCTTTTCATCGGTAAGATTATATATATAGCCATTAGAGTTTGCAATATCAAACGAATACGAACTAAATCCTGATATTTGTCGGCAATACCACTTCATTCCAAATCTATAACTCATTAACTTTGTCATCTTTTTATCAGGTGAAGAGTATTCAGGGTTGATTTTGAATATGATTTTGCCGGTAGGGGTAAGGTAGGGGTAAAAAAGTTCAGAATATCCAAAAAGGGTCATAGACCAAAGTCTGTAACCCTTATGTTTGGCGGAAAGAGAGGGATTCGAACCCTCGGTGGGGTATTAGCCCACACACGATTTCCAGTCGTGCGCCTTAGACCAGCTCAGCCATCTTTCCATTTTTATTTATGCCGGTTCAACACCGCTTTACTATTTTACATTAGATATAGCGTATTGTCAATAATGTATGCCTTCCTAAAACTGAAGATATTTCCATAGGAAGAGGTTATGGAGCAAAGTATTGGCTAATATAATAACATAGTAGGATTAAGGGTGTTTTACCGGAGAATATTATTTCCACTGGATTGAAATCTTTCTATTTAGGTGGTAGAATATTGATAATAACCAATAAATCCTTAACATAACTGAATAGTAAATCAGCAAGCACCGGCAATGATGTTGGTGTCAAAAAATTTTACCCAATGGAGGGTTTAAAATGAATTGCAATATTGATTTTTATTTGTGTAAGAATCTGCTTTACTGGGATAGTGTTGATTTAAAAGGGTATGTCTGCACAATAAGCGGCAAAAAATGCAGCTGTCAGGGCAACGATTGTACTTGTCTCGCTTATGAAGAGGATTTAGAGGAGTAACTATTAGTATTTCTAAAAGTTTGTACCCAGTTTTCTATATTTTAAGGGTATAAAATCTCGACCTAATATACCTCTGTTTTCATATTTCCTGATTATGTTGAAACAATATCCGCAATTTTTACCTGTAAAAGTAAAAGTTTATTTAGCTATGCTTCTTTTTAAAGCTACAAACGAAAAAGTCACCTTCATATATCAAGGTGACTTTTATTTCATTTTATCAGTGAATGCAGTTCCTTAACAATTTCATCTTTCTTTCCAAGGATACCTCCCTGAAGGTCCAGTATCCGTTGTTTTGTTTCATTTATCAGTTTGTAAATCGATTCCTGCTTTTCATCATGCACTTCAGGAACCTTTATGGTTTCAAGAAGGTCGTAGCTAAGTGAATCTCTGATAGAACCTGTTGAAAGAACGTCTATATACAGCTTGTAAAAAGGGGATTTAAGCAGTTCAACTATGAATTCCGGCTTATATGCTTTTGAGCGGAATACAACGTATGCAGGACTGACAAACCCTCCATCCAATTCCTCAGGTACTACTCCTATGCTTCCGACATTAACTCTATATGGGTTGTAGACTATATCGCCTTCCTTTACCTTTTTATATGATTGCGTAAACTCTTCACCTTTTCTGTATTCATTGAAAATTACACCCTCATTATTTGTAACAGATAAAATAGGGTATTCCCTATCCATTTCGTCATCATTCTGAGGCCTGAATCTTTCGCGGCCTTCCTCAATTTTATTGCCTAGAGGTTCAAAGCTTTGCATCATAGGTTCGACTTTATATTTAAACACATAAAATGCAGGATCCAATCGTGAGTGTGTATCACTCAGATTTACGACAAAAGAATTCTTTAGATTTCTTTGTGTTCCTCTTACTGTCTGGTCAATCCTATAAAAGGTTTTTTCAGAATAATAGCTTTCTGCGAACTCCATTAAATCCAGCTCAGGTATGGATATTGTTGATTGGTTTTGAAAATCCTCCAGTATCAGATCAAGATCTGTCTTTTCTCCATCTGTTACGATAGACCTGCCGCTTGGTTCAAACCCTACAAATTCAGCTGTAGCCATAAAAACCGGATAATCAAAATCTTTATCAGTCATTAAGATCTCTCTGATTTTTTCCTGTGGCAATCCATTTGTCTTATTTTCGTATAGTTCCTTTTTCTCTTCAGTAAATTTCTGCAGGTATAATACACAGGTTTTTATCGTATCTACGCCTGACTGAACAAAAGTATGAGTTGGCAGTGAAACAATGGCCCTTATCTCTGCTTCACTGTGAATATAATCCCTTATATACTGATAACTATCATTACTTAATAGACCCAGAGGCAGTACAATAAGCATTTTTCCACCGGGACGGAGAAGCTTGAGACCTTTCTCCAGAAATAGTATCTCGGTCTTTTGTGTAGCTCTTTTAGATATTTTGCTTCCGAGAAAATACCTTTTCAAAATGTCGGGTTCCTTTTCCTTGCTTCCAAACGGAGGATTTGCCAGTATTATTGTACACCCTGAGTTTGGTATATCCTTGTCATATTCTTTTATTGAATACTCCTTACCGGTCTTGTCTTTTATATCCAGAGCGTTGCCTCTGGATATATTATTGCCGTCTCCCCACATAAGCATATTCATTTTGGCAGTTCTGGCTGCCCGGGGTTCGGCATCTATTCCATGAATCTGATATTTTCTAACGTCATCCAGGAGCTGGCCCTTTTTAGTACCCAGCCTTTGCAGTGTACCGTCAGGCAATTCGTCGATCAGCTTCTGAATGTGTTCAAAGGCCTTTATAAGAAAGCCACCTGAACCGCAGCTGAAATCAGCGACTACATCATATATTGATATTTCCGCCATGTTTACCATAAAGTTTACAACAGGGCGTGGTGTAAAGTACTGACCAAGTCCTTTTCCTCTTAACTGGGTAGGGAGGAACTCTTCAAAAGCACGGCCTTTTATGTCGGCATCGTCCTGCTTCATTTTAAAGTTCTGCATGTTTTTCAACACTTCTTTAAGTGTATCAACAGACAGATTTATCTTGATTTCACCCTCAAAGACATCGGGGAAAACTTGCTTAATTGATTCATTTATCTTATCATTTATATACTTTATTCCAACACCCAACTTTTCCAGCTCATTTAGCACTTCGATAGTGAGGACCGAATTACTGTCGCCCTTGCTCATCCGCTCTTCTTCGGCCGCTTTCAAAAACAGAAGCTTGCTCAGTTCATCAAAGCAAGTGGCTGGATCAAGCTTTTCGCGGTCTCTTATTATTGAGTGTATACTTCTGAAAAATCTTCTGAAATCCCTGATTTTTTCCTGGTCGGGAAGCATAACAATATTTGGATTATCCGAAATGGAAGTCAGTATATCGGAATATGAGATAAGTCTTTTAAGCTTGTCCCAGTTATCCCTTTGAAGCTCTTCTACAGTACTTTCTATAATATTTATTCTTTTGTTTGATGAATAATAGCCTCTTAGAATAAAAGCCTTGCCGTTAGTAATGACGCTAAAGGGAGTCTGTAAGGCAAAGGCATAGGAATCAACCTGGTCTATGCCTGATTGAAGGGTTTCTGTCGGACGCTTTGCTTCAACCACTATAACGGGTTTGTTTCCATGATACGCGGCTAGATCAGCTTTTTTTACAAATCTTTCCCTGCCGTTATTAAACTCTACAGCGACATCCCAGTAAAGGTTTTTATTAGGATAACCCAGTATATCTTTAAAAAGGGGTTGTATAAGTTTTGCTTCTACATCTCTTTCAGAATTCAATGCATCTATTTCAAAACTGTTATTGTTAGACATTAGAAATACTCCTTTAAATCTAAACTTATAAAGATATTTTATCAAAGCTGCAGGCATTTACAATATAAAACTGCTGAGGATCCCCATGCATATCTCAAAGCCCTTAGATTCATTTGCCGGGGTCATTATTGTATTTTGCATTTAGGGATATACGCGCTACAACTATTTTCAGATGCTTAATGAAATCCTTGTCTTTAGTTGCTATCTTTAATCCAATCCTGTAGCTGTCTTCCATGAAAATACTATAAATTACCTGACACTTAATAGTATATTGCAGATGATCGAGCTGCATATCAAATTCAAGAACAGATCCGACGCCCAATTCGTGGCTGCATACAGCCCCCATGCCTGCCATTGAGATATCGGATAATGTAATAAGCATAGGCTTGTTAAGAGTGATCGGCTCGTCATATACATTATTACTTATTTTTTTACATTCTATGTGCTGGATATATCTAACCCTGACAAACATCCTTTTTTCAGCGAGATATTGTTCATCAAGCTTTTTGGCCAGTAAGGAGTCGTTTCCCCATACTTGCTCATCGTAATAATTTTGTTCGGGTTTTTGGTCAGATTCGACTGGTGCAATGGGAGTGTTATTAAAGTCATCTTTATGAGTCCGTTGGGTTTTGTCATCTTTATTTTTTTTACCTATTCCAATAGTAATCTTATTATCCGGCATAAAACCCCTCGACATAATCTGACGTACTATAATGATAACATAAATATGGGGGAGTTGAAATGAAAAAGTTATACTCAAATAGCAGGCAGAGAGATATATACCTGCCTGTTTCGTATTTTTGAAAATATACATAAGATAAAGGCACGGATACTGCTGCTGCACAATATAAATATAGTAGAATAGAATGCTGATCTGTCAGGGTACTGCTGCAGATTAGTATTGCATGTAAAGGGGCAAGATATTATGAACATTGATTTCCACTATTATGGTACATATACGGCTGCAAGGCTTGCTGGTTATGATTTCCGTACTGCCCAGTCTATTGCTTATGCAGCACAGTATGTAGATGATTCAAGCATGGAAGTGTTAAAGGATGACTACGGCAAATACTATATACCTGATTTCAAGCCGACGCCGACAGTTCAGACTAATAAGGAACTATTTGAATCCAATTTCAGCTGGTCGGAGGAGAATTTAAACGAGACTGCAAGAGTATGGTCTTGTTTTCACTTTTTACCCGGAAACTATGAATCAAACGCAAAAATAGCTTATACAGGATCAAAGCAGCACAAAGGCAACTCTGATTATTGGGAATATGACGGCGAATCCTCTGAGCAGTTCAAGCTGCTCTGTCTTCCTAACAGTCAATTGGTCAAGAAAATGATCAATGATATTATAGATAATCACAAAGGCAAAGACTATGAAATGCATTTGGCAGGGTTGAGGATGCATGTGTTGGCAGACACATGGGCACACATGTACTATGCCGGGATACCTGCATGGTTTATAAATAATGCAGGAGATAAGGTATATGATATTTCTAATGGCAGGATAGAAGTGAAATGGCGACGTATCTGGCCTTTAACAGATATTTTCAGCGGTGAGGAAGCAACACCGGATGCACTTGCATATAACTCCTATGTATATCTCGGACACGGGCGTATGGGGCATTTGCCGGATTACCCCTGGATAAAGTATGAGTATTCTCCCCAGTGGGCAGGCGGCAGTATAATAAAAGATAACCCCACCTCTTTCATGCTGGCATTTAAGCAGATGGTTGCGGCACTGCGCTGTATCAGGGAGAGAAGGAGCTTCGATATTAATGTATATGAAAATATAGGGCAGCAAAATGAAGCAATAATAAATGGAATAATAAATACTAAAACTAATGATCAACGTGCTGTGTGGAAAAATAACATCGGGAAGATCAAAACAAACAATATATCCCTTGAGGTGCCGGAGGAATATGATGCAAATAATTGGCTGAATACAATGAAAGGCGCTGGGGACCGGAGGAATACAGATTATTACCGTTTTAATTTCTCTGCTTTATTTCATATGAACTTTATAAATAGCAATCTTAGAGGGAGTCATATTTTCATAGATGAGATTCCGGCAGAAAATATAGTAAAAGTAAAAATAAGAAATGTAAATGGTTCTTATATAGGGCCTGTGGAGAATTGGGGACAGTATTCCCCCAAAATGGGCAGTAACGGCATAGAACTGAATATAGTAAAGCCTAACAGCAAGCCTCTGGAATCTGGAGATATTGT from Clostridia bacterium carries:
- a CDS encoding RICIN domain-containing protein, coding for MNIDFHYYGTYTAARLAGYDFRTAQSIAYAAQYVDDSSMEVLKDDYGKYYIPDFKPTPTVQTNKELFESNFSWSEENLNETARVWSCFHFLPGNYESNAKIAYTGSKQHKGNSDYWEYDGESSEQFKLLCLPNSQLVKKMINDIIDNHKGKDYEMHLAGLRMHVLADTWAHMYYAGIPAWFINNAGDKVYDISNGRIEVKWRRIWPLTDIFSGEEATPDALAYNSYVYLGHGRMGHLPDYPWIKYEYSPQWAGGSIIKDNPTSFMLAFKQMVAALRCIRERRSFDINVYENIGQQNEAIINGIINTKTNDQRAVWKNNIGKIKTNNISLEVPEEYDANNWLNTMKGAGDRRNTDYYRFNFSALFHMNFINSNLRGSHIFIDEIPAENIVKVKIRNVNGSYIGPVENWGQYSPKMGSNGIELNIVKPNSKPLESGDIVKIRTNEEKARGYNYLGAWATKALYYYSKDYTMNKQRWRLEKVGGSVGQEIKSGDLVKITNRFYLNMPYMIPYRWLGYGDYLTTTGNSQESNALWHLEFGSEQYYNIVAKYSGKVLDVYDGSMDDEAKIIQYHGTGGDNQKFKLVPSVDGYYQIQAKHSGRVLDVYGGSMDDEAQIIQYHNTGGDNQKFKLVPSGGGYYQIQAKHSGKVLDVYGGSMDDEAKIIQYHSTGGDNQKFKFVPVN
- a CDS encoding N-6 DNA methylase, whose protein sequence is MSNNNSFEIDALNSERDVEAKLIQPLFKDILGYPNKNLYWDVAVEFNNGRERFVKKADLAAYHGNKPVIVVEAKRPTETLQSGIDQVDSYAFALQTPFSVITNGKAFILRGYYSSNKRINIIESTVEELQRDNWDKLKRLISYSDILTSISDNPNIVMLPDQEKIRDFRRFFRSIHSIIRDREKLDPATCFDELSKLLFLKAAEEERMSKGDSNSVLTIEVLNELEKLGVGIKYINDKINESIKQVFPDVFEGEIKINLSVDTLKEVLKNMQNFKMKQDDADIKGRAFEEFLPTQLRGKGLGQYFTPRPVVNFMVNMAEISIYDVVADFSCGSGGFLIKAFEHIQKLIDELPDGTLQRLGTKKGQLLDDVRKYQIHGIDAEPRAARTAKMNMLMWGDGNNISRGNALDIKDKTGKEYSIKEYDKDIPNSGCTIILANPPFGSKEKEPDILKRYFLGSKISKRATQKTEILFLEKGLKLLRPGGKMLIVLPLGLLSNDSYQYIRDYIHSEAEIRAIVSLPTHTFVQSGVDTIKTCVLYLQKFTEEKKELYENKTNGLPQEKIREILMTDKDFDYPVFMATAEFVGFEPSGRSIVTDGEKTDLDLILEDFQNQSTISIPELDLMEFAESYYSEKTFYRIDQTVRGTQRNLKNSFVVNLSDTHSRLDPAFYVFKYKVEPMMQSFEPLGNKIEEGRERFRPQNDDEMDREYPILSVTNNEGVIFNEYRKGEEFTQSYKKVKEGDIVYNPYRVNVGSIGVVPEELDGGFVSPAYVVFRSKAYKPEFIVELLKSPFYKLYIDVLSTGSIRDSLSYDLLETIKVPEVHDEKQESIYKLINETKQRILDLQGGILGKKDEIVKELHSLIK
- a CDS encoding PilZ domain-containing protein; translation: MPDNKITIGIGKKNKDDKTQRTHKDDFNNTPIAPVESDQKPEQNYYDEQVWGNDSLLAKKLDEQYLAEKRMFVRVRYIQHIECKKISNNVYDEPITLNKPMLITLSDISMAGMGAVCSHELGVGSVLEFDMQLDHLQYTIKCQVIYSIFMEDSYRIGLKIATKDKDFIKHLKIVVARISLNAKYNNDPGK
- a CDS encoding APC family permease, with product MGNFKRLLIGRPLKNEALKGEKFGVLWGLPILSSDAISSVAYAGQEILIVLFPAIGMLAFTQLTYISIAIIALLTILMLSYRQTIDTYPNGGGAFIVAKENIGVIAGVTAGSALSIGYILTVAVSIASGVDQIVSVFRVLEPYRVLLCVVIIFLMTIGNLRGIKESAKIFSLPTYFFILSILLMLVVGLIKVLNGYKPEPIHVAQDTLQPLTLFLVLKAFTNGCAALTGVEAVSNAVPNFREPSTKNAKTVLVLLSLLVLIVFGGTSVIANYYPIHPEQGAMLVQIAGMIFGTSNLFYYIIMGLSFTILVLAANTAYFGFPNLISVMAKEGYVPRQLSMRGDRLSYSNGIILLSGISIILIVAFRANVTSLIGLYAIGVFISFTLSQTGMFFRWIKQKGSNWGVKAMINGFGAAVTLAVVIVIAITKFAQGTWIVVIVIPILIIMMLKVKRHYIAVKKQLRISLEELDKIEIENDKYINRVIVLMESVNKSSIRALRLAKTISDNVVAFCVATDEESGREVQDKYKRLKTSIPLIVKYSPFRKVVDPLLKFVESAEYEYKRGDMITVILPQFSVKRWWHKILHNQTRVFIERELLKHKHIVVAVMPLQLKDDEFVLKSPKYK
- a CDS encoding VOC family protein gives rise to the protein MAIITPNFNFAGRCEEAIVLYQKAFDAKVGCLLRYSDANKSDWNKKLTPEQENYIYHAELFIGTQRIMMCDNMDVNLTKSTALSLTVTFDTKDEVKQAYEVLKEDSETIYQMQSTTYSSCMVVFIDKFGFRWGLMTEQTDR